The DNA window AACCGCTGCAGGGATGCGGGCTGATGATTGGCACCTACCGGAATAAGCTTGATTTGTTGTCCTGGGGTGGTTGTTTGTACAAATCTTATGTACTATACTCTGACCTCCTTAATATAGGTGGGTAGCATATTACTATACATAGGCGGGCAGTACACAATGGGCTCTGGCAATTCGATGATTAGTAGCCTACTGGAGAACCGTATGACACTGCATGTTTTGTACGTAGATGTGATTTGGTGAGGCCGCCGGGCCGATTGGGCTGAAGGAGACTGGAAGTCAACCAAATGGGTGAAAATAGAATTAGGTGTAGGAGGTCATATACAACAAGGTTCGGTGGAATATAGACCGAAATCAAGAGAAACTGGGGAGATATTTGGCATCGACCTCGCTACCTTCATGATGTCTTGGCATCTCAGAGAGTACGTTACCGCGCCATTGGTGGAACAAAATCGCCTCCTTACTGAGGACCTGCGGCCAATTGATGGCAATGAAGCTGAGGGCATAAGTAGTAGCACAGCTAGTTGATCGATTCGCCTTACCAAGTTTCCCAGCTAAGCGGGAAAATACCCGACGGTATCCTAGCCTTTCGAACGCCCATCTCAAAGAAATCCTCTGTGAGACTGCATCTCTCAATGGTGGAACCATCTTGGATCTCTGTTCGGTTAGACTCGAGGGATATGGAGATATTGGGCTGGGCTGTAAGATGACAAAGTAGCATCAGCCCAAGTCGCATTCAGCAATAGATGGACAAATATAGAGCGGGCTTGAAATCAGGCAATAGCGATTATGCATCTGCATTCCAAAGGAGTAGCAACTTGTTCCTAGAGTATACATGGGGCAAGGTAGAAGAAAAGTACTTGGTCAACGACGAGCTTTGCAGATCACACCGACAATCCAGGACCTCCAATGTTGCTTTCCTAAACTCATCCCCATGGAACTTGATAGGGATTAGCATTAAACAGAACGAGTCGCTTACAATGCCGATCCGACGTAGTATTCCGCGAAATAGCGTTCGAGAGGTTTTTCCACCTGTCTTGTTCTTTGCGTTCTTCAGCCCCTAGGCAGACAATTTTTGTACTATGCAATGCCAATGTATCAGCAAACACTTGCCCTTTTGGGTGAGTTCATGGGGAACTTGATCAGGGGGTGAGAGATGTGGAAGAGAATCGAGTTCTCCAATGAGTCTATCAGTCGGAAATACTTGTAGGCATGTTGTAAGATGCAATGTTGACAGCTGAACGACAGAAAGAGGAAATCCATGCGGACCAACCAATACAATCAATTCAAACTGTATCTCAACGCAGCTACAGACTCCGCAACAGCTcccgtttttttcttcttcgcgtCTGCTATTGCTTGGCGTGGGTCTGCTACAATATCGCGTTCGCGTTCTGCCGTCCAAATTATAGGCGGTAaagcaactttttttttttttttttgggagggGCACTCGCTCACCGCCCGCCAAAATTTCTGCCCGCCCACCCTCTATAAAACTTCGCCCGCCGCTCGTTCTTtcgattttcttttttcttttcttcttcacgtCGACAATACTTCAGTATGTGCCACCCCtacctgcagcagcatgctTCTAGAGCAATCGTCTaaccttgttttctttcacAGGAGAATCATTTCTATAGTATTTGTCTCTTGCTTTGGTTCCCAAAAGAGCCATCGAATCCACCCTGGTTGATGATTGTATATCCTCGACACCCAAGAGTGAATTTTCTGGTCCTCTCGCCCTGTCCGCAAGGATGGCGGTAGTTGCCTCGTGCTTCTGCTGTATAGAGAGTTGTTCTCTTGATGATCTCGACCCTGTTCGTGGTCTTGCCTTCGGGCGCATGGGCAGGGTGGGTGTTGATGGACGTCTGAcaggcttctttttccttttcattgcACGTTGGGGCTTGCCCTGGatgcgaagaagacgaagatgcgACTGTCCTATTGGATTTGGTACTGCTGGCACCGCAGATTGGcagatttttttcttttcttttgagaAGACTACTGTTTGAATACTATCAGGGATGATATCGGACCGCAAAACTTTTCATCATAGCACAACCAGAGACAAGGATCGCGATAGGATTTTTTTCTAATGCTCTCAGGTATGAATCCATAAGAGTTCGTTGCTAACTCATTCCATTGCATGAGAATTCTAGAATGCCCACATATCCACCGCGTCACAGACTCGAGCTTTACAGCGATTGCAACTCCCGCGGCAGCCATCACTGACCTATCGCACCgatccagctgctccaaTGCATCGTCGCTGGCAACAAATATGCTGAAGATCTAGCCTACTTGTCGGCCACAGCGCTCCTGCAACCGGTAGTGATGGCTCACCACACCACCGCTGCCTGTCAACAAATCAGCCTCGGCATAGGAGCTTCGCATTGGGTCACTGAGGCTGAAGCACGCCTGCTAGAATGTGCGACGAGTGGGGCAAGTCATTGATGAACTGGTGATGTTGTACCTGCACCAAAAGTCCCTTCTAAAGTGCAAATACGAGCAAGCgagaagtgaaaaaaaaaagagaccgGCAATGATCCCCCCCCGCGCGTAATGATAGCGCCGTGTGCTCCTCTGCGCTTGCCTGAAGGGTATTCACGAGCAATGATGCTGCCTCAGTGGTTGTGTTCCAGCATCCCagtggtagcagcagtagcggcgggctggagtgctggataacaaAACTGGGATGCTGGATACTTTTCCCTAACATTACCACAAATGCGACTTTGCTGCCCAAACCACCCCCGCAAGTCATCATCTGCTTACAGATCGTTATTTTTCTCTCTGCCCTCTATGCCTTGATTTACGTCAATTGGGTACTCTTCTACATTGCCATGCGTCGCCTCAAGGAACGAATTCGCCGCTTGAAGAGAAAGCCTCAAAATCCAGATAGCGGTGTATCGACAGCGCCGGACGGCAACAATGAAACAGCCGCATCAGCTCTATCCAACGTCACACCGGCCCCTCTTGTTGTGGACAAATCTGCTGCAAGTTTGCCCGAACACCTTTGGGATCGAGCATATGACGAACTGAAAGCAAatgaggccgaggctgcgCTGGTAGAAGCATACGAAAAGATCCTATCTCGCCACATGGAGCCTGAAGGCGACATGGATGCGAATATAATTGCCCAAGGCAATCCAGGCGCTAGAAGAGCCCAAATGGACCGACTTGTCACGTCCGGATTGGCCAAGATAAAACGAGAAACCAAGATAAAAGACAGTCTCGACAAAGGTGTGCAAGTCGTCCTGTCTGCCAAAGACATCATTAGTTCCGCAATCCAGACTGTCCCacaagctgctcttgctTGGACTGGTGTATGCGTGGCACTGGAGGTAAGGTATCAATACCTAACCAGGCAATACGAGAGTCTAAATCGGCTAATCTGCTGGATATTTCTTAGCTTTTTGGTAACTCGACGAGTGTAACCAAAGCCAATCGCGATGGTATCGACTACGTTATTCGGAGAATGGAGTGGTATTGGGAGCTACCTGATGCCATCCTAAGGGAGAATGCCGGTGGCTACAACCATCTCTCCAAAATGAAAGGGGGACTCGAGGCTCAGCTTATCGGCCTCTATAAACTGCTACTCTTGTACCAGATGAAGAGCGTTTGTTCTTACTACAAGAATCGCGGACTTGTTTTCCTACGTGATATTGCCAAGCTGGACGATTGGGACGGCGATATCAACGCGATCGAAAAAGCCGAAACGCTTTTTAACAAAGACTCTGATGTGCATCggaaagagaaaatgaaTGCCAATCTTGAGCAGATTGTTACTTTTGTGAAACAGAAAATGACAAAAGAAGATTTACAGTGTTTCAAAGACTTGGGCATCACCAACCCGATTTACGACAAGAAACGCATAGAGAGCACAAAAGGCGGCCTGCTGGAGCAATCTTACCGCTGGATCTTGGACAATCCGGATTTCCAACAGTGGCGcgacaatgaagagagacGGCTGCTGTGGATTAGAGGAGATCCGGGCAAGGGCAAAACCATGCTTCTCTGCGGGATTGCTAATGAGCTGCGCAGGATAGCAGCCTCTTCTGACCTtgtttcttatttcttcTGCCAAGCGACCGATCAACGCATTAACAGTGCCAATGCCGTCCTATGGGGTCTAATGTTTATGCTTGTCGACCAGCAACCAGCGCTCATGCATCATATACGCAGCAAATACGATGCATCTGGTAAAGATCTTTTTCTAGGAGGAAATTCGTGGTTTGCTCTTTCGGGGATATTTTTAGATATGCTGAAGGATCCGGCTCTGACGAACACCTATCTGCTCATTGACGCCCTTGACGAGTGTGTTTCTGATCGGGAACAGCTATTAGACCTTGTTGTCGAAAATTCATCGGCTTCATCTCGTGTCAAGTGGATTCTATCAAGCCGGAACTGGCCCGAAATTGAGCGTCGGCTAGCTGATTCAAAAGGCCTCGAGAGAGTCAGTCTCAGCCTTGAAGTGAACGCCGACTTGGTATCACGCGCTGTTGATGCTTATATCGAGCATGAGATATCACGACTCCACCTGATAAAATACAACCCAACGATCAAAGATCAGATGCGGCAGCAAATGCGGCAAAAAGCTAACGGAACCTTTCTCTGGGTCGCTCTCGTTGTCAAAGATCTCCGGGACAGACAAGATGCAGAGTATGAGGATCCTTTACATATTCTGAACATTCTTATGGAGATGCCAGGAGATCTTACGAGTCTTTACTCCATCATGGTGGATCGCattgacaagctcaagggAGATACTCCTAGCCTTTGTAAAAGAATTCTTTCAATTGCGGCTCTGGCATCTCGGCCACTGAGCTTGGCAGAGTTAAGAATCTTGGCTGGCTTTGACAACAATCGTATCAATGATCAAGCGATGGAAAGATTGGTCAACAAATGCGGCTCATTTTTAACGATTCGCGGTTGCACGGTCTATTTCGTCCATCAGTCAGCAAAGGACCATTTGATCCTGGACAAGCCAACTCAGCCTATCATATTCTCGTCTAGCCATGGCAAAGTTCATTATACAATCCTTTCCCACTCGCTACGAGCTATGACTTCAATCTTGAAAGAGAACATTTATACGCTTCCATATCCAGCGTCGTgcattgatgagattgaaacTCCAGATCCAGATCCCCTGGCTGCTATTCGGTATTCTTGTGCCTATTGGATTGATCATCTCTGCGACGGAATATCCGACAATTGCACTCCTATACATCAGAACTGCCTTGATGACGCTGGACCGGTCTTTGTGTTTCTTCGTACGCATTTCCTCCATTGGCTCGAGGCTCTGAGCCTTCTGCAGAAGATATCAGACAATGTCATCTCAGTAAAAAAGCTGCAGGTTTTATTAAAGGTTAGTCTATAATTGATTGTAAACATTGATGTCTGCCATGAGCTTACCATTTTAGGCACAAAGTTCCAAAACACAATTGGCTCGTTTTATACATGATGGGTACCGATTCATTCTATATTTTATCAGAGCAATTGAGATTGCACCCCTTCAAGTATATTCTTCTGCGCTTCTATTCAGCCCGATACAAAGCCCAGTTCGAAAGGCGTTCGATAAGTCTTTCCCACCTTGGATTCACAACAAGCCTATTGTGGACGAAACATGGAGTCCTTGTCTACAGATCCTTGAAGGCCATAGCCATCATGTTGATGCTATTGCCTTTTCAGGGGACAGCAAGCTGGCCACAGGATCATTTGGTGAAGCAATCAAGATCTGGGATGTAGCTACAGGTGCGTGCCTCCGCACACTTTCTGATGACATTCCCGAAGTATATTCACTATGCTTTTTCCAGAATGATAGGCTGGCCTCTGGATCGCGTGATGGCGCAATTCATTTCTGGGATTTAGGTGCTGGCACATGCATTCAGACGCTTGAGGGTCATGAAAAGTCGGTAACGTCTATATTTGCCTTGTCAGATAACAAACTGGCCTCGGCATCAGCCGACACGACAATTAAAATCTGGGACATAGCCACAGGCGCAATATGTGTTCAAACACTCAGGGGCTATACTGGATCAATGGGATCTACAATCATCCTGGGAGATGATAAGCTTGCCTTGGAATCAAACGACCGGACGATTAAGATCCGGCATTTATCCACTGGTAATTGTGTCCAAACACTCAGGGGATTTGGTAGCTCAGTGACATCTATAGCCGCCTTGGAAGATAACAAGCTAGCCTTAGGATTGCGGGATGGGGCGATCGAAATCTGGGATATAGCGA is part of the Trichoderma atroviride chromosome 1, complete sequence genome and encodes:
- a CDS encoding uncharacterized protein (EggNog:ENOG41~TransMembrane:1 (i434-452o)): MRRLKERIRRLKRKPQNPDSGVSTAPDGNNETAASALSNVTPAPLVVDKSAASLPEHLWDRAYDELKANEAEAALVEAYEKILSRHMEPEGDMDANIIAQGNPGARRAQMDRLVTSGLAKIKRETKIKDSLDKGVQVVLSAKDIISSAIQTVPQAALAWTGVCVALELFGNSTSVTKANRDGIDYVIRRMEWYWELPDAILRENAGGYNHLSKMKGGLEAQLIGLYKLLLLYQMKSVCSYYKNRGLVFLRDIAKLDDWDGDINAIEKAETLFNKDSDVHRKEKMNANLEQIVTFVKQKMTKEDLQCFKDLGITNPIYDKKRIESTKGGLLEQSYRWILDNPDFQQWRDNEERRLLWIRGDPGKGKTMLLCGIANELRRIAASSDLVSYFFCQATDQRINSANAVLWGLMFMLVDQQPALMHHIRSKYDASGKDLFLGGNSWFALSGIFLDMLKDPALTNTYLLIDALDECVSDREQLLDLVVENSSASSRVKWILSSRNWPEIERRLADSKGLERVSLSLEVNADLVSRAVDAYIEHEISRLHLIKYNPTIKDQMRQQMRQKANGTFLWVALVVKDLRDRQDAEYEDPLHILNILMEMPGDLTSLYSIMVDRIDKLKGDTPSLCKRILSIAALASRPLSLAELRILAGFDNNRINDQAMERLVNKCGSFLTIRGCTVYFVHQSAKDHLILDKPTQPIIFSSSHGKVHYTILSHSLRAMTSILKENIYTLPYPASCIDEIETPDPDPLAAIRYSCAYWIDHLCDGISDNCTPIHQNCLDDAGPVFVFLRTHFLHWLEALSLLQKISDNVISVKKLQVLLKAQSSKTQLARFIHDGYRFILYFIRAIEIAPLQVYSSALLFSPIQSPVRKAFDKSFPPWIHNKPIVDETWSPCLQILEGHSHHVDAIAFSGDSKLATGSFGEAIKIWDVATGACLRTLSDDIPEVYSLCFFQNDRLASGSRDGAIHFWDLGAGTCIQTLEGHEKSVTSIFALSDNKLASASADTTIKIWDIATGAICVQTLRGYTGSMGSTIILGDDKLALESNDRTIKIRHLSTGNCVQTLRGFGSSVTSIAALEDNKLALGLRDGAIEIWDIATGVCVHTLEGHERRVTCLTAFTDGKLASGSYKPIIKIWDITTGVCVQTLEGHSNNVTTIIALTDGKLASGSLDNTVRIWDTTASINVQTFEGHNKLVESVAFSGDRRYMASGSGDKTIKIWDTATGMCVQTLKGHGRMVGSVSLSEDGKLLASGSDDETVKIWDTVTGMCVQTLKGHDDRLRSVALSEDGKLLASGSYDETVKIWDTVTGMCVQTLKGHNDWVRSVALSKDGNKVASGSFGRTVKFWNTATGECVQTLPVGIFTQLSFDEGKASHLQTNFGILNLDAGPVVNKPRSSVLFTGYGINAAGSWITRDGKPLLWLPLDYRPTASAIRGSTVVIGSFSGRVWMLQFSEQDGFSV